One Caretta caretta isolate rCarCar2 chromosome 24, rCarCar1.hap1, whole genome shotgun sequence genomic region harbors:
- the LOC142070025 gene encoding trypsin-like gives MELMALALLVVTAGAAVSAQDDGGRIIGGFTCPPYSQPWQAYVYGPLQCGGILVDRSWVLSAAHCYRPGLRVRLGEQNLAVQEGPEQDRVVARVILHPNYNRFTLDSDLMLLKLARPVNIGQTVRPVTLPSACAATGTICLISGWGTVTSPQATFPNLLQCGYVRIVSAQSCRASYPGRVTNNMVCAGVMGGGIDSCQGDSGGPLLCAGQLQGIVSWGLQTCAQPNRPGVYTKVCNYVGWIRRTIQLN, from the exons ATGGAGCTGATGGCTCTCGCGCTGCTGGTGGTGACTGCAG GTGCTGCAGTGTCTGCCCAGGACGACGGGGGCCGGATCATCGGTGGGTTCACGTGTCCCCCCTACTCCCAGCCCTGGCAGGCCTACGTCTACGGCCCACTGCAGTGCGGGGGCATCCTGGTCGACAGGAGCTGGGTGCTCTCCGCCGCCCATTGCTACAGACC CGGCCTGCGGGTGCGGCTCGGGGAGCAGAACCTGGCGGTGCAGGAGGGGCCGGAGCAGGACCGAGTCGTGGCTCGTGTCATCCTGCATCCCAACTACAACCGCTTCACCCTGGACAGCGACCTCATGCTGCTCAAGCTGGCGCGACCGGTCAACATCGGCCAGACCGTCCGCCCTGTCACGTTGCCCTCGGCCTGTGCGGCCACCGGGACCATCTGCCTCATCTCAGGCTGGGGTACTGTCACCAGCCCCCAAG CCACGTTCCCCAACCTCCTGCAGTGTGGATACGTCCGGATCGTCTCGGCCCAGAGCTGTCGGGCTTCCTACCCCGGCCGGGTCACCAACAACATGGTGTGCGCAGGGGTCATGGGTGGGGGCATTGACTCCTGCCAG GGTGACTCCGGAGGTCCCCTGCTGTGCGCTGGGCAACTCCAGGGCATCGTGTCCTGGGGGCTGCAAACCTGCGCCCAGCCCAACAGGCCCGGCGTCTACACCAAAGTCTGCAACTATGTCGGATGGATCCGCAGAAccatccagctgaactga